From Schistocerca cancellata isolate TAMUIC-IGC-003103 chromosome 6, iqSchCanc2.1, whole genome shotgun sequence, a single genomic window includes:
- the LOC126088208 gene encoding uncharacterized protein LOC126088208, protein MRLCVVVLLLGVAPAVLARYFQYLDKFKDMKDDDVIACIAEEQLDRCSDVLREIRDKFSEIAATNCAKCDAVEKDELFKYFVRFSHRYADASKKIQDRYDPTREYRKKFGEYWTKKGIVLY, encoded by the exons ATGAGGCTCTGCGTCGTGGTGTTGCTGTTAGGAGTGGCTCCTGCCGTTCTGGCTCGCTACTTCCAGTACCTCGACAAATTCAAGGACATGAAGGACGACGATGTCATCGCCTGTATAGCGGAAGAACAGCTGGACAGGTGCAGCGACGTGCTGCGCGAAATCAGGG acAAATTTTCTGAGATAGCCGCAACCAACTGCGCGAAATGCGATGCTGTGGAGAAGGACGAGCTCTTTAAGTATTTCGTAAGATTCAGCCACCGCTACGCCGACGCGAGCAAGAAAATCCAGGACAGATACGATCCCACCAGAGAGTACAGGAAGAAGTTTGGAGAATACTGGACCAAGAAGGGCATCGTTTTGTATTGA